The Sphaerospermopsis torques-reginae ITEP-024 genome has a window encoding:
- a CDS encoding Uma2 family endonuclease produces MVNTSVKTAHNYPDYIPPLESGDRLTRPEFERRYNAMPKLKKAELIEGVVYVASPLRFEPHAEPHANLMGWLWSYKIVTPGVRLGDNATVRLDLDNEPQPDAVLLIDTACGGKSYIGADGYIEGAPELIAEVAASSATKDLYDKKRAYRRNGIEEYIVWQVFEGTVSWFSLKNGEYIELTADEQGIIKSQVFPGLWLNVSALVTGNMSQVMTALQTGLSSEKHQKFVEKLAGNRQ; encoded by the coding sequence ATGGTTAACACTTCTGTAAAAACTGCCCATAATTATCCTGATTATATTCCGCCTTTGGAAAGTGGCGATCGCCTGACTCGTCCAGAATTTGAGCGCCGTTACAATGCTATGCCAAAGCTCAAAAAAGCTGAATTAATTGAAGGAGTAGTTTACGTGGCTTCCCCTCTGCGTTTTGAACCTCACGCCGAACCTCATGCTAATTTAATGGGTTGGTTATGGTCTTATAAAATAGTTACACCTGGTGTCAGACTAGGTGACAATGCAACGGTAAGACTAGATTTAGACAACGAACCCCAACCCGATGCTGTACTATTAATAGATACAGCCTGTGGTGGCAAATCTTATATAGGCGCAGATGGTTATATAGAAGGCGCACCAGAATTAATCGCAGAAGTAGCAGCCAGCAGTGCTACCAAAGATTTATATGATAAAAAAAGAGCCTACCGTCGCAATGGAATTGAAGAATATATAGTTTGGCAGGTTTTTGAAGGTACAGTCAGTTGGTTCAGTTTAAAGAATGGTGAATATATAGAACTTACAGCAGATGAACAAGGAATAATTAAAAGTCAAGTATTTCCTGGTTTATGGCTGAATGTTTCTGCATTAGTAACAGGAAATATGTCACAGGTAATGACTGCTTTACAAACAGGTTTAAGTTCAGAAAAACATCAAAAGTTTGTGGAAAAATTAGCTGGAAATAGGCAATAG
- the recJ gene encoding single-stranded-DNA-specific exonuclease RecJ yields MQWILLETEQITECFIQAVKQYTPLSSGIFAAQLLWQRGIKTELELASFVNFQSYQAASPFEFGQEIHLAVKRLKKAAISGEKIAIWGDFDADGITSTAVLWDGLGQFFIQHEQLTYYIPNRLTESHGLNLAGIDNLAQQGYKLIVTCDTGSTNIDEIIYAQKLGIDIIVTDHHTLPAERPPVTAIINPRYLPKEHPLFHLSGVAVAYKLVEALYETLPDVPQHSLEDLLDLVAVGLIADLVQLSGDCRYLAQVGIERLQAEYKKPVVERRRPGVGRLLELCQKSGDRPTDISFGLGPRINAVSRIHGDASFCVELLTSRDIQRCQQLAEETELANTRRKSLQKDVQNQVLKKLSQLDLSTTSVIVLEDPQWANGVLGLVAGQVAQETGRPTILLSTESGENEANKPKFARGSARSINGVDLYQLVNEQSHLLHRFGGHPFAAGLSLPVENIPLFTDAINQKLRQSLGGINLTPTVQADVVVTVADLGKELFLELKLLEPCGMGNPVPKLLIKNCWFENAWHRNQQDLKGKKIQYIKTEFDMRDDSTKNPFPGIWWGHYKEELPIGKCDCIAEIDFNSFKKRYEIRLIAVRPCADLEVQTEKSAMILDWRNQEVSEFDVDNSILIIKDCPTSWNDVRAWLRKSIYHQQKLAIAWSKPDNKTPQEIWLTLVGIAKYLNRKNNLVTRVQLLEKLGISDPSLYLGFQALKYLGFTIESQDRYLQITWNEFISDDINMNHAINQFLAAVTEEQFQKEYFATVPISIIQGMAFNV; encoded by the coding sequence ATGCAGTGGATTTTATTAGAAACAGAACAAATTACTGAGTGCTTCATCCAAGCAGTTAAACAGTACACACCTTTATCAAGTGGGATTTTTGCTGCACAATTATTATGGCAAAGAGGAATAAAAACAGAATTAGAATTAGCCAGTTTTGTGAATTTCCAAAGTTATCAAGCTGCAAGTCCTTTTGAATTTGGACAAGAGATACACTTGGCGGTTAAACGTTTAAAAAAAGCGGCTATATCTGGTGAAAAAATAGCGATTTGGGGAGACTTTGACGCTGATGGTATTACCTCAACTGCGGTTTTATGGGATGGTTTAGGACAATTTTTTATTCAACATGAACAATTAACTTATTATATCCCTAATCGGTTAACAGAATCTCATGGTTTAAATTTAGCAGGAATTGATAATTTAGCCCAACAAGGTTATAAATTAATCGTTACTTGTGACACGGGAAGTACAAATATTGATGAAATTATTTATGCCCAAAAATTAGGAATTGATATTATTGTCACAGATCATCATACTTTACCTGCTGAACGTCCTCCGGTGACTGCAATTATTAATCCTCGTTACTTACCAAAAGAACATCCATTATTTCATCTTTCTGGGGTTGCAGTTGCTTATAAATTAGTGGAAGCATTATATGAAACGTTACCAGATGTACCCCAACATTCCCTAGAAGATTTATTAGATTTAGTAGCGGTAGGATTAATTGCTGATTTGGTGCAATTAAGTGGAGATTGCCGTTATTTAGCACAAGTAGGAATTGAAAGATTACAAGCAGAATATAAAAAACCTGTTGTTGAAAGAAGACGACCAGGGGTAGGTAGATTATTAGAATTATGCCAGAAAAGTGGCGATCGCCCTACAGATATTTCCTTTGGTTTAGGTCCGAGAATTAATGCAGTTAGTCGCATTCATGGTGATGCTAGTTTCTGCGTAGAATTATTAACAAGTCGAGATATTCAACGCTGTCAACAACTTGCAGAAGAAACAGAATTAGCGAATACCCGACGCAAATCATTACAGAAAGATGTACAAAATCAAGTATTAAAAAAACTCTCCCAATTAGATTTATCAACTACCAGTGTCATAGTTTTAGAAGACCCACAATGGGCTAATGGTGTGTTAGGTTTAGTTGCAGGTCAAGTTGCCCAAGAAACAGGAAGACCGACAATTTTATTAAGCACAGAAAGCGGAGAAAATGAAGCCAATAAACCAAAATTTGCACGGGGTTCTGCCAGATCAATTAATGGTGTGGATTTATATCAATTAGTTAACGAACAATCTCATTTATTACATCGTTTTGGTGGACATCCTTTTGCGGCTGGTTTAAGTTTACCTGTAGAAAATATCCCCTTATTTACAGATGCAATTAATCAAAAATTACGGCAATCTTTAGGGGGAATAAATCTCACACCAACAGTCCAAGCTGATGTGGTGGTGACAGTTGCAGATTTAGGGAAAGAATTATTTTTAGAACTGAAACTTTTAGAACCTTGTGGAATGGGAAACCCTGTACCAAAATTACTGATTAAAAATTGTTGGTTTGAAAATGCTTGGCATCGAAATCAACAAGATTTAAAAGGTAAGAAAATACAATATATTAAAACAGAGTTTGACATGAGAGATGATTCTACTAAAAATCCTTTTCCTGGTATTTGGTGGGGACATTATAAAGAAGAATTGCCTATAGGTAAATGTGATTGTATTGCAGAAATAGATTTTAATAGTTTTAAAAAACGTTATGAAATCAGATTAATTGCTGTGCGTCCTTGTGCAGATTTAGAAGTGCAAACTGAGAAATCAGCAATGATTTTAGATTGGCGAAATCAGGAGGTTTCGGAATTTGATGTAGACAATTCAATATTAATTATTAAAGATTGTCCTACCAGTTGGAATGATGTTCGCGCTTGGTTGAGAAAGTCAATTTATCATCAACAAAAATTAGCTATAGCTTGGTCAAAACCAGACAATAAAACACCCCAGGAAATTTGGTTAACATTGGTAGGAATTGCTAAATATCTCAATCGGAAAAATAACCTAGTTACCCGTGTACAACTTTTAGAAAAACTGGGTATTAGTGATCCTAGTTTATATTTAGGATTTCAGGCTTTGAAATATTTAGGTTTTACTATTGAAAGTCAAGATCGTTATCTACAAATTACGTGGAATGAATTTATTAGTGATGACATAAACATGAATCATGCAATTAATCAATTTTTAGCCGCAGTGACAGAAGAACAATTTCAAAAAGAATATTTTGCCACAGTTCCTATATCTATAATTCAAGGAATGGCGTTTAATGTTTGA
- a CDS encoding GNAT family N-acetyltransferase codes for MKTFDETDTIYVRELGIDDIAPVYHLGEELFTSDLYPYLYRTWDEWEVIGLYNTDPEYCLVAETESELAGFILGTIISKASWTYGYILWLGVNPKFQRQGVADKLVDKVVARMIEDGARFMLVDTDPTNTPAVKFFNRKGFGNIRQHIFLSMNLSKHPYYGRLIDYEHQKAERAGYRRTRTTIRSRKSEGIPGEIAMNPLVNESSTDLIINEE; via the coding sequence ATGAAAACCTTTGATGAAACCGATACAATTTATGTTCGGGAATTAGGAATTGATGACATAGCACCTGTTTACCACTTAGGTGAAGAACTATTTACCAGCGATTTATATCCTTATTTATACCGTACCTGGGATGAATGGGAAGTAATAGGACTTTATAATACAGATCCAGAATATTGCTTAGTTGCGGAAACAGAAAGTGAACTTGCAGGATTTATTTTAGGGACAATAATTAGTAAAGCATCATGGACCTATGGTTACATTTTGTGGTTAGGAGTAAATCCCAAATTTCAACGTCAGGGAGTTGCAGATAAATTAGTTGATAAAGTTGTTGCGCGAATGATTGAAGATGGGGCGAGGTTTATGTTAGTAGATACCGATCCTACAAATACCCCAGCAGTGAAATTTTTTAATAGAAAAGGTTTTGGTAACATTCGCCAACATATTTTCTTATCAATGAATTTGAGTAAACATCCATATTATGGCAGACTAATAGATTATGAACATCAAAAAGCAGAAAGGGCAGGTTATAGGCGCACACGAACTACAATTCGTTCTCGAAAATCCGAAGGTATTCCTGGAGAAATAGCGATGAATCCCTTAGTAAATGAATCATCAACAGATTTAATTATTAATGAGGAATAA
- a CDS encoding PD-(D/E)XK nuclease family protein — MKTENAKMVLTSTDSKLLRLSQGHLNVLETCPRKFQHNYLEKLTTPTDPKQEEHQIAGSRFHLLMQQREIGLPINSFLEADDKLKTWMTDFKETAPEILTPDINNQNYRDSEHYRTLQIQNYLLTVVYDLLIADQEKAHIFDWKTYQKPQKRNDLAKNWQTKLYLYVLAETSTYLLDNISMTYWFVQAKSRSNNIPFHYETKKHKQTEKQLHQLLNQLTNWLDDYEKGKPFPQVEESKTCNFCQFAKQCDRFADRRYDSKTLVATAINDLPNFDIIEEVAL, encoded by the coding sequence ATGAAAACAGAAAATGCAAAAATGGTATTAACATCAACTGATAGTAAATTATTAAGACTTTCGCAAGGACACCTCAACGTACTAGAAACCTGTCCGCGTAAATTCCAGCATAATTATTTAGAAAAACTGACAACACCGACAGATCCCAAACAAGAAGAACATCAGATTGCAGGTAGTCGTTTTCACCTATTAATGCAGCAGAGAGAAATAGGTTTACCAATTAATAGTTTTCTGGAAGCAGATGATAAATTGAAAACTTGGATGACAGATTTTAAGGAAACTGCACCAGAAATATTAACACCTGATATTAATAATCAAAATTACCGTGACAGTGAACATTATCGAACTTTGCAAATACAAAATTACCTACTGACAGTAGTTTATGATTTATTAATTGCAGATCAAGAAAAAGCACATATCTTTGATTGGAAAACATATCAAAAACCACAAAAAAGAAATGATTTAGCTAAGAATTGGCAAACCAAACTTTATCTGTATGTTTTAGCAGAAACTAGCACCTATTTGCTGGACAATATATCTATGACTTACTGGTTTGTTCAGGCTAAATCCCGATCTAACAATATTCCTTTTCACTATGAAACCAAAAAACACAAACAGACAGAAAAACAACTCCATCAATTGTTAAATCAATTAACAAATTGGTTAGATGATTATGAAAAGGGTAAGCCATTTCCGCAGGTAGAAGAATCTAAAACCTGTAATTTTTGTCAGTTTGCTAAACAGTGCGATCGCTTTGCTGATCGGAGGTATGACTCAAAAACTTTAGTAGCAACCGCAATTAATGATCTACCTAATTTTGATATTATTGAAGAAGTAGCACTATAA
- the def gene encoding peptide deformylase — translation MPSDIAVEKKKLKNPPLKLHYLGDRALRQPAKRVTKIDDELRQLVRDMLQTMYSEDGIGLAAPQVGINKQLIVIDCEPDKPEAPPLVLINPVIKQVGNELCIAQEGCLSIPKVFLDVKRPKVVEIAYKDEYGRPKTLKAGDLLGRCILHEMDHLNGVVFVDRVDNSLTLAQELSKNGFSYQAVKPVA, via the coding sequence ATGCCCTCTGATATTGCTGTAGAGAAGAAAAAGTTAAAAAATCCACCTTTGAAGCTTCATTATTTAGGCGATCGCGCCCTGCGTCAACCTGCAAAGCGGGTAACAAAAATCGATGATGAACTTCGTCAACTGGTGCGGGATATGCTGCAAACTATGTACAGCGAAGATGGTATTGGTTTAGCCGCACCCCAAGTCGGAATTAATAAACAACTAATTGTCATCGACTGTGAACCTGATAAACCAGAAGCACCCCCTCTGGTATTAATCAACCCCGTTATTAAACAGGTTGGCAATGAGCTTTGTATTGCTCAAGAGGGTTGTTTAAGTATTCCTAAAGTTTTTTTGGATGTCAAACGCCCGAAAGTTGTAGAAATTGCTTATAAAGATGAATATGGTCGTCCCAAAACCTTAAAAGCTGGTGATTTACTGGGAAGATGTATTTTACACGAGATGGATCACCTCAATGGTGTGGTTTTTGTGGATCGTGTAGATAATTCCTTGACTTTAGCACAGGAGCTATCTAAAAATGGCTTCTCGTATCAAGCTGTAAAACCAGTAGCATAG
- the aat gene encoding leucyl/phenylalanyl-tRNA--protein transferase, with protein sequence MEYDVAAIIRGYAQGYFLMADEHDHLGWYGSREHTLIPLDERFRYPKSLRRVLNQEKFTVAVNRDFMGVVNGCANRETTWISEELKKIYWLLYQTGYAYSFETWQGDQLAGGILGIVIGGAFIGESMFYNIPEGSKVAMVKLVERLRERKFLLFDAQMMNPHLARFGAYNANNKEYETLLRQALQTSCSLVGNW encoded by the coding sequence ATGGAATATGATGTTGCTGCTATTATTCGGGGTTATGCTCAAGGATATTTTCTCATGGCTGATGAGCATGATCACCTGGGATGGTATGGAAGTAGGGAACATACTTTAATTCCCTTAGATGAAAGATTCCGCTACCCCAAGTCGTTACGACGAGTTCTGAACCAAGAAAAGTTTACAGTAGCGGTTAACCGTGACTTTATGGGTGTGGTTAATGGATGCGCTAACCGAGAAACAACTTGGATTTCTGAAGAATTAAAAAAAATCTATTGGTTACTATACCAAACTGGTTATGCTTATAGTTTTGAAACCTGGCAAGGTGATCAACTTGCAGGAGGAATTTTAGGTATTGTGATTGGAGGTGCTTTTATTGGTGAATCTATGTTTTACAACATTCCTGAAGGTTCTAAAGTAGCGATGGTGAAGCTGGTAGAAAGGTTGCGGGAAAGGAAATTTTTATTGTTTGACGCACAAATGATGAACCCTCATTTAGCCCGATTTGGTGCTTATAACGCCAATAATAAAGAATATGAAACTTTGCTGAGACAAGCTTTGCAAACATCTTGTTCATTGGTTGGTAATTGGTAA
- the rpsN gene encoding 30S ribosomal protein S14, whose protein sequence is MAKKSMIEREKKRAKMVEKYAAKREALLEEFRSAESPLDKLEIHRQIQQLPRNSAPSRRQNRCWLTGRPRGVYRDFGLSRNVLREWAHQGLLPGVVKSSW, encoded by the coding sequence ATGGCTAAAAAGAGCATGATTGAGCGCGAAAAGAAACGCGCTAAAATGGTGGAAAAATACGCTGCAAAACGGGAAGCCCTGTTAGAAGAGTTCAGATCAGCAGAATCTCCCCTAGATAAGTTAGAAATTCACCGCCAAATCCAACAACTACCCCGTAACAGCGCACCTAGCCGCCGTCAAAACCGTTGTTGGTTAACAGGTCGTCCCAGAGGAGTTTACCGTGATTTTGGACTATCTCGGAACGTTCTGCGGGAATGGGCGCACCAAGGTTTATTACCTGGGGTTGTCAAGTCTAGCTGGTAG
- a CDS encoding DUF3368 domain-containing protein: MIIVSNTSPISNLAAIGQLTLLQQLYGNLFIPPKVYQEILACGSTDPGTLALQTVDWIQVISVTNFDLVDTLQKILDPGEAEAIALAVELNADRLIIDERKGRNEAIKSRLQVTGLLGIVLAAKQKGIIPLVKPILDDLTANGFWIRKQLCAEILSIAGE, from the coding sequence ATGATTATTGTTAGTAATACATCTCCTATCAGTAACTTAGCTGCAATTGGTCAGTTAACTTTGTTGCAGCAACTATATGGTAATCTTTTTATTCCCCCAAAAGTCTATCAGGAAATTCTTGCTTGTGGTAGTACAGATCCAGGTACACTTGCACTGCAAACTGTCGATTGGATTCAAGTTATATCTGTTACCAACTTTGATTTAGTTGACACTCTACAAAAAATTTTAGATCCTGGAGAAGCAGAAGCGATCGCTCTTGCTGTAGAGTTAAATGCTGATAGACTAATTATTGATGAGCGAAAAGGCAGAAATGAGGCTATCAAGTCCCGATTGCAGGTTACTGGACTATTAGGTATTGTACTAGCTGCTAAACAAAAAGGGATTATTCCGCTAGTAAAACCGATATTAGATGATTTGACTGCTAATGGCTTCTGGATTCGTAAACAGTTGTGTGCAGAAATTTTATCAATTGCAGGAGAATAG
- a CDS encoding UPF0175 family protein gives MSVVITDDVLQTIQMSDKELIQEIAILLFTQERFTLGQASNFVGMNQLEFQRLLASRNIPLHYDIAELREDIKSLEANNWL, from the coding sequence ATGAGTGTGGTGATTACAGATGATGTCTTGCAGACTATTCAAATGTCTGACAAGGAATTAATTCAGGAAATAGCTATCTTGCTGTTTACACAAGAACGGTTTACTTTAGGACAAGCGAGTAATTTTGTCGGTATGAATCAACTTGAGTTTCAGCGATTACTTGCTAGTCGCAACATTCCTCTTCATTATGATATTGCTGAACTGAGAGAGGATATCAAGAGTTTGGAAGCTAACAATTGGCTATGA
- a CDS encoding DUF29 domain-containing protein yields the protein MKAIQPTNLASSNLYDEDFYLWIETTAKQLKNGNFAEIDLENLIEEIESTGRGEKRALKSNLLILLMHLLKYKYQPDTHSNSWLSTIFEHRRRLKEELTESPSLKKYFSEVFSECYQDARKQASLETGLSLDTFPVDCPVTTDEILNQDYLPE from the coding sequence ATGAAAGCAATTCAACCTACAAACCTTGCTAGTTCAAATCTTTATGATGAAGATTTTTATTTATGGATAGAAACTACAGCAAAACAATTAAAAAATGGTAACTTTGCAGAAATTGATTTAGAGAATTTAATTGAAGAAATCGAAAGCACGGGAAGAGGTGAAAAAAGAGCATTAAAAAGCAACTTATTAATTTTATTAATGCACCTTCTCAAATATAAATATCAACCAGATACACATAGTAATAGTTGGTTATCTACTATTTTTGAACATAGACGCAGATTGAAAGAAGAATTAACTGAAAGTCCAAGTTTAAAAAAATATTTTTCTGAAGTATTTAGCGAATGTTATCAAGATGCGAGAAAACAAGCATCCTTGGAAACAGGTTTATCACTTGATACTTTTCCTGTAGACTGTCCTGTTACTACAGATGAAATTTTAAATCAAGATTATTTACCAGAATAA
- a CDS encoding elongation factor G, which translates to MSEKVKSGSRNVAIVGPYSSGKTTLLESLLFVTGAISRKGNIKDGNTVGDSANEARDRRMSVEVSPAFTEYENTRFTFIDCPGSVEFVQETYNSLMGIDAAIVVCEPIKDRVLTLAPLFKFLDDWEIPHIVFVNKMDRANIHVLETLNALKAVSSRPLVLHQFPIMQGEELTGFIDMVSEKAYQYHPGAAADPIPFPEALKAEEHQARAEMLETLADFDDHLLEELLEDIEPPQEEILKDLKLELGADLVVPVFFGIAEQDYGVRPLLEAILREAPAPETTMERRLETISDTPLAQVLKTFYTPQGGKLSLVRVWQGTLTDGIVLNGVRAGGIYRLVGQQQQQINTAVAGEIVAISRLEGIKTGDTISTSSQIKQLPKAAELEPVFALAITPEKRNDEVKLSAAITKLLEEDPALAWEQHGDTHEVILWGQGEIHLQVALDRLRRKYNLPMSTHLPQIPYKETIRKPVSSVHGRYKHQSGGHGQFGDVYLDIQPLARGEGFNFNEKIVGGVVPRQYIPGVEMGVKEFLAHGPLGFPMVDVAVTLTNGSYHTVDSSEQAFKQAARLAMQTGVPQAQPTLLEPILKVDVNTPNEFTSKVLQLLSGRRGQILGYEGRQDWQGWDKVCAYLPQAEMHDFIVELRSLTLGVGSFHWEYDHLQEVPDKIAERVLINNGK; encoded by the coding sequence ATGAGCGAAAAAGTAAAATCCGGTTCGCGTAATGTAGCAATTGTTGGACCCTATTCCAGTGGTAAAACCACATTATTAGAAAGTTTGTTATTTGTCACCGGAGCGATTTCTCGCAAAGGTAATATCAAAGATGGTAACACAGTCGGAGATAGTGCAAATGAAGCACGCGATCGCCGCATGAGTGTGGAAGTTTCCCCAGCTTTTACAGAATACGAAAATACACGCTTCACCTTTATAGATTGTCCCGGTTCAGTAGAATTTGTTCAAGAAACATACAATTCTTTAATGGGAATTGATGCAGCAATTGTTGTTTGCGAACCCATCAAAGATCGAGTTTTAACTTTAGCCCCATTATTCAAATTTCTCGATGATTGGGAAATTCCCCACATCGTATTTGTGAATAAAATGGATCGGGCAAATATTCATGTTTTAGAAACATTAAACGCCCTCAAAGCCGTTTCTAGTCGTCCTTTAGTGCTGCATCAATTCCCCATTATGCAAGGGGAAGAACTCACAGGATTTATTGATATGGTAAGTGAAAAAGCTTATCAATATCATCCTGGTGCTGCTGCTGATCCTATCCCATTTCCAGAAGCATTAAAAGCCGAAGAACATCAAGCTAGAGCAGAAATGTTAGAAACTTTGGCTGATTTTGATGATCATTTGTTGGAAGAATTATTAGAAGATATCGAACCTCCCCAAGAAGAAATTCTCAAAGATTTAAAACTAGAATTAGGTGCTGATTTAGTAGTACCAGTTTTCTTTGGAATTGCGGAACAAGATTATGGTGTTAGACCTTTATTAGAAGCAATATTAAGGGAAGCACCAGCACCAGAAACCACAATGGAACGGCGTTTAGAAACAATTAGTGATACTCCTTTAGCGCAAGTTCTCAAAACCTTCTATACTCCCCAAGGTGGTAAACTTTCCCTAGTGCGAGTATGGCAAGGAACATTAACAGATGGTATTGTTTTAAATGGTGTTCGTGCTGGGGGAATTTATCGTTTAGTTGGACAACAACAGCAGCAAATTAACACCGCTGTTGCTGGAGAAATTGTTGCTATTTCTCGGTTAGAAGGAATTAAAACCGGAGATACAATTTCTACCAGTTCCCAAATTAAACAATTACCAAAAGCAGCAGAATTAGAACCTGTTTTTGCTTTAGCAATTACTCCAGAAAAACGTAATGATGAAGTCAAACTTAGTGCTGCTATTACTAAGTTATTAGAAGAAGATCCCGCTTTAGCGTGGGAACAACATGGAGACACCCACGAAGTAATTTTGTGGGGACAAGGTGAGATACATTTGCAAGTTGCGTTAGATAGACTCAGACGCAAATATAACTTACCCATGTCTACCCATCTTCCCCAAATTCCTTACAAAGAAACTATCCGCAAACCTGTTTCTTCCGTTCATGGTAGATATAAACATCAAAGTGGTGGACATGGACAATTTGGAGATGTTTATTTAGACATTCAACCTTTAGCAAGAGGTGAAGGTTTCAATTTCAATGAAAAAATAGTTGGTGGTGTTGTTCCTAGACAATACATTCCTGGGGTAGAAATGGGAGTGAAAGAATTTCTGGCACATGGTCCATTAGGTTTTCCGATGGTTGATGTTGCGGTGACATTAACTAATGGTTCTTATCACACTGTTGATAGTTCAGAACAAGCTTTTAAACAAGCTGCACGTCTCGCAATGCAAACAGGAGTACCCCAAGCACAACCTACCCTTTTAGAACCAATTTTAAAGGTAGATGTGAATACTCCTAATGAGTTTACCTCTAAAGTTTTACAACTTTTAAGTGGTAGACGGGGACAAATTTTGGGGTATGAAGGTAGACAAGATTGGCAAGGATGGGATAAAGTTTGTGCATACTTACCCCAAGCAGAAATGCACGATTTTATCGTAGAATTGCGATCGCTTACCTTGGGTGTTGGTTCTTTCCATTGGGAATATGATCACCTGCAAGAAGTACCGGATAAAATTGCCGAACGGGTTTTAATTAATAACGGTAAATAG
- a CDS encoding tetratricopeptide repeat protein, translated as MNISCKKYPLIGILTLLVLGVNIKPVFSTSPHLPTLRLTSAYFGFAQYRSLSTGRSVQVSPPSVTCHLSPVTCHLLAQNPRQIALDWLNRGLQAIQGGKVEEAINAFRQATKLDPTLAAAHYNLGLALRQTGKLQPAADAFYQATQADPQFALAFANLGSALLEGNNLQLANDYLQRALQLDPKLGFAHYNLGLIREIKKDWDGAIASFQQAIINSPNSPEPSYHLGLCYLQKGSIELAKAAFSAAITINPKYAEAHYNLGSILFNQGKFKEALDAFRKSTQANANYADAYYGAGLVFVQLKQYPEAIKVIKYARDLYKNQGNTQWVNNADKLLTQIQKLNNKPR; from the coding sequence ATGAATATTTCCTGCAAAAAGTATCCTTTAATTGGGATTTTAACTTTACTGGTACTAGGTGTAAATATTAAGCCAGTATTTTCCACTTCTCCCCACCTCCCCACACTTCGGCTTACTTCGGCTTACTTCGGCTTCGCTCAGTACAGGTCGCTCAGTACAGGTCGCTCAGTGCAAGTCTCCCCACCTTCTGTCACCTGTCACCTGTCACCTGTCACCTGTCACCTATTAGCTCAAAATCCCCGTCAAATTGCTTTAGACTGGTTAAATAGGGGTTTACAAGCTATTCAAGGGGGAAAAGTAGAAGAGGCTATTAACGCTTTTCGTCAAGCAACAAAATTAGATCCGACTTTAGCAGCAGCGCATTATAATTTAGGGTTAGCACTGCGACAAACTGGAAAGTTACAACCAGCAGCGGACGCATTTTATCAAGCTACCCAAGCCGATCCACAGTTTGCATTAGCCTTTGCCAATTTAGGTAGTGCTTTGTTAGAAGGGAATAATTTACAGTTAGCAAATGATTATTTACAACGAGCTTTACAACTAGATCCAAAATTGGGTTTTGCTCATTATAACTTAGGATTGATAAGAGAAATTAAAAAAGATTGGGATGGGGCGATCGCCTCTTTTCAACAAGCAATAATAAACAGTCCAAATTCTCCAGAACCTTCCTATCATTTAGGACTTTGTTATTTACAAAAAGGCAGTATTGAACTAGCAAAAGCAGCATTTTCCGCCGCCATTACCATCAATCCCAAATATGCAGAAGCTCATTATAATTTAGGTTCAATTTTATTTAACCAAGGTAAATTTAAAGAAGCATTAGACGCATTTAGAAAATCCACCCAAGCCAATGCAAATTATGCCGATGCTTATTATGGTGCAGGATTAGTATTTGTCCAATTAAAACAATATCCAGAAGCCATAAAAGTAATCAAATATGCGAGAGATTTGTATAAAAATCAAGGTAATACTCAATGGGTGAATAATGCCGATAAATTGTTAACACAAATACAAAAATTAAATAACAAACCACGCTGA